AATTGAAAAATATAATCGAGATATTCAGACTTCAGGGCTAAAGCTAGGTCTGATAACGTCATGCTCATAGCAGCTTCTTCACTATTTCCATTTGTAGAAATTTTGGAAAATCTGGAAAGCGAATCGATAAATAACGGTTCCTAACCATCCTCCGGAAATCATGAGGGTTCCAAAGATGACAACGAGTTTAATTGCAAAAGCAAAGGTTTGTTCTTGAATTTGTGTTGCAGCTTGAAAGATAGCCACCATAATTCCAACAATAGAAGCCAGGATAATCGGAGGGGCGGAAACAATGAGGATGAGCAATAATGCTTGGTAGGAATATTCAAACAAAACCGCTTTGAAACTTGTTGCCAGCAACATCATGACAAAACCCTTATTTAAAACTAATCATGAGTCCTTGTAATAGTAATGTCCACCCATCTACCATGACAATGAGGAGTAATTTCAACGGTAGAGATATTGATAAGGGGGAAAGCATCATCATTTGCATAGCTACTAGCACGTTTGCTGTCACTAGATCTATGACAAAGAAAGGCAGATAAATTAATACACCAATTTCAAAAGCATTACGGATTTGTCCCATAATGAAAGCCGGAATGACAATAACAAAATCGTGCATAGAAAGTTTAGAGCGAATTTCTTCAGGGAAAGTCTTTTGTGAAATTTTGTAAAAGCTTTGAATCTGAGATTTAGGAGTATTGCGTACTAAAAATGAACGCAAGGGTTCTTTAGATTTATTAAGGACGACAAAAACTGTTTCTGCTCCTTCAGCAGTGAAAAGGTTCCTCGAGATAGTTTGAGAATCAATCTCCTTGCGGGCACTTTCGTACATAGCTACCCCTGTAGGAAACATCACATATATGGATAAGATAAGAGCTATTCCGTTCAATACCTGGCTGGGAGGCGTTTGTTGTACTCCTAAAGCATTTCGCAGTAGCACGAGGGTGATAATGATTTTAAGATAAGAAGTCAGCAGCATTACTAAAAAAGGTGACAGAGCTAAGAAGACTAAAATTACTGCTTGAGTTGTTAGGTCTGGGTAAGTATCTGAGAAGCTTCCTTCAGAAAGCCCTTCTCTAGGAAGAACATCTTGGGCAACAACTTGTTGTCTAAAAGCTGGACATGTCTGTACTTTTTTTTCTTCCACAGGTTGCGGCGGCACAGGAAGAGGTGCTGGTGTGCATGAATAATTCTCAGAGCAAGACCTAGA
This is a stretch of genomic DNA from Chlamydiifrater phoenicopteri. It encodes these proteins:
- the sctS gene encoding type III secretion system export apparatus subunit SctS translates to MMLLATSFKAVLFEYSYQALLLILIVSAPPIILASIVGIMVAIFQAATQIQEQTFAFAIKLVVIFGTLMISGGWLGTVIYRFAFQIFQNFYKWK
- the sctR gene encoding type III secretion system export apparatus subunit SctR; amino-acid sequence: MHRLFRFLLTVLIFGLPSAAGANTSSCSRSCSENYSCTPAPLPVPPQPVEEKKVQTCPAFRQQVVAQDVLPREGLSEGSFSDTYPDLTTQAVILVFLALSPFLVMLLTSYLKIIITLVLLRNALGVQQTPPSQVLNGIALILSIYVMFPTGVAMYESARKEIDSQTISRNLFTAEGAETVFVVLNKSKEPLRSFLVRNTPKSQIQSFYKISQKTFPEEIRSKLSMHDFVIVIPAFIMGQIRNAFEIGVLIYLPFFVIDLVTANVLVAMQMMMLSPLSISLPLKLLLIVMVDGWTLLLQGLMISFK